A window of the Burkholderia sp. 9120 genome harbors these coding sequences:
- a CDS encoding phytochelatin synthase family protein, with amino-acid sequence MSRYSLKRTVGRAGRPAWIAALLMTAALAACAPAPVATSQTASETASQTANPVAIQTATQKPVAQPSAQTPPINAKSADGPLPVPPNLVALAQPAGQKRLIGAAANQSYWPLSQYFETQRNEAYCSVATSVMALNALGIRRPASTLYPDFPYFSQEDFFRGVDPQVANAARVSHEGMTLDQLGAALQAFPVAVQPYHAADLTLAQFRDLIRETTRHGDRFALLNFRRVEIGETGGGHWSPLAAYDAASDSALLLDVARYKYPAVWVPVAQLYAAALAVDNVSGLSRGVVVIGRRQG; translated from the coding sequence ATGTCCAGATACTCCTTGAAGCGTACCGTTGGGCGCGCCGGTCGGCCCGCGTGGATTGCCGCGCTGCTGATGACGGCGGCACTCGCAGCCTGCGCACCGGCGCCGGTAGCGACCAGTCAGACGGCAAGTGAGACCGCGAGTCAGACCGCGAATCCGGTCGCCATTCAAACCGCCACGCAGAAGCCCGTTGCGCAGCCCTCAGCTCAAACGCCGCCCATCAATGCGAAGTCCGCCGATGGCCCGCTGCCCGTGCCACCCAACCTCGTCGCCCTGGCGCAGCCGGCCGGCCAGAAGCGCCTGATCGGCGCCGCGGCCAATCAGTCGTACTGGCCGCTCTCGCAGTATTTCGAAACCCAGCGCAACGAAGCGTATTGCTCGGTCGCGACGTCGGTAATGGCGCTCAACGCATTGGGTATTCGCCGGCCCGCCTCGACGCTCTATCCGGACTTTCCGTATTTCTCGCAGGAAGATTTCTTTCGCGGCGTCGATCCGCAAGTGGCCAACGCGGCGCGCGTTTCTCACGAGGGCATGACGCTCGACCAGCTCGGCGCAGCCTTGCAGGCATTTCCGGTCGCGGTGCAGCCTTACCACGCGGCGGACCTCACGCTGGCGCAGTTTCGCGATCTGATTCGCGAGACCACGCGCCACGGCGATCGTTTCGCGCTGTTGAATTTCCGGCGTGTCGAGATCGGCGAAACCGGTGGCGGACACTGGTCGCCGCTTGCTGCGTACGACGCGGCGAGCGACAGCGCCTTGCTGCTCGATGTAGCGCGCTACAAGTACCCGGCGGTGTGGGTGCCGGTGGCGCAGTTGTACGCGGCGGCGCTCGCGGTCGATAACGTGAGCGGGTTGTCGCGCGGCGTCGTGGTGATCGGCAGGCGGCAGGGCTGA
- a CDS encoding DUF1289 domain-containing protein: MTIPSPCVDVCRLDGATGFCIGCLRTRDEIRGWKTMTDDLRVQVIAQKTHREVTAKAQIHGPRAAMQTS, from the coding sequence ATGACTATCCCGTCACCTTGCGTCGACGTCTGCAGACTCGACGGCGCAACCGGCTTCTGCATCGGATGCCTGCGCACACGCGACGAAATTCGCGGGTGGAAAACCATGACCGACGACCTGCGCGTGCAGGTGATCGCTCAGAAAACCCACCGGGAAGTGACAGCGAAAGCGCAGATTCACGGACCTCGTGCGGCGATGCAAACGTCCTGA
- a CDS encoding GGDEF domain-containing protein, producing the protein MLAAVSLLCLLIGLLYLALQIRTIFSDQLKQDYAGLVLDAVHRAEGARAVVGVWQQAPGNSQRTAQGVKIARVELSQRLDSLAALVNASPIPAPRIPPAALAPDAPLNGIDTWLATVSAYWRAQHDVDSADVRLRIAHVANLLIALAALLFCLLLAALGLYAKRNRQLVGQSQEFEQAALHDPMTGLPNRRKLFATLEDAAENWHAIARRSDLATPPPYKIAVLYLDLDGFKQINDSLGHRVGDEFLIAVSRRFRVSVRKGDVVARIGGDEFAVLVREFSKAAELGEIAQRLIACVVETDTQMGIGSVSASVGIASFPDLVDDYQRLVAAADEAMYHVKRSGKNSFAFAVPPE; encoded by the coding sequence ATGCTGGCCGCCGTATCGCTGCTATGTCTGCTGATCGGCCTGCTGTATCTCGCGCTGCAGATCAGAACGATCTTCTCAGACCAGTTGAAACAGGACTACGCCGGACTCGTGCTCGACGCGGTGCATCGCGCGGAAGGCGCGCGTGCGGTCGTCGGCGTGTGGCAGCAGGCGCCCGGCAATAGCCAGCGCACGGCCCAGGGCGTCAAGATCGCGCGCGTCGAGCTATCGCAGCGCCTCGATTCGCTCGCGGCGCTCGTCAATGCCAGCCCGATTCCCGCGCCACGCATACCACCCGCGGCGCTCGCGCCCGACGCGCCGCTGAACGGCATCGACACATGGCTCGCCACGGTGTCCGCCTACTGGCGTGCTCAACACGATGTCGACAGCGCCGACGTGCGGCTGCGGATCGCGCATGTCGCGAATCTGCTGATCGCGCTGGCCGCGTTGCTGTTTTGCCTGCTGCTCGCGGCGCTGGGTTTGTACGCCAAACGCAACCGTCAACTGGTGGGGCAATCGCAGGAGTTCGAGCAGGCGGCCTTGCACGATCCGATGACCGGGCTGCCGAACCGCCGCAAGCTGTTCGCCACGCTCGAAGACGCCGCGGAAAACTGGCATGCGATCGCCCGCCGCAGCGACCTTGCAACGCCGCCGCCGTACAAGATCGCGGTGCTGTATCTGGACCTCGACGGTTTCAAGCAGATCAACGACTCGCTCGGCCATCGCGTCGGCGATGAATTCCTGATCGCGGTGTCGCGGCGCTTTCGCGTCTCGGTGCGTAAAGGCGACGTCGTCGCGCGGATCGGCGGCGACGAGTTCGCGGTGCTGGTGCGGGAGTTTTCGAAGGCCGCTGAACTAGGCGAGATCGCCCAGCGGCTGATTGCCTGCGTGGTCGAGACCGATACGCAGATGGGCATCGGCTCGGTCAGCGCCAGCGTCGGCATTGCGAGCTTTCCCGATCTCGTCGACGATTATCAGCGGCTGGTTGCCGCCGCCGACGAAGCGATGTACCACGTCAAGCGCAGCGGCAAAAACAGTTTCGCGTTCGCGGTGCCGCCTGAATAA